The following is a genomic window from Candidatus Eremiobacteraceae bacterium.
GGATTTTTCTTTTTCCCGATCGGCCAGCCAGCGCTTTGCCACCTCCGCTTTGCGCAGGTCGGCTTTCATCACGGTGATGTAGCGAGGACATTCCGGTCCGTTCGTCTCGTTGCAGTAGCCGCGCACGCATGTCGCGCCCGCGTCCTTGAACAGCACCGGATCCTCCCGCTTGAGCGTGCGCAACACTTGAAACGACATCTCGCGTATTTCCCATTGCGCCATGTTGC
Proteins encoded in this region:
- a CDS encoding FAD-dependent thymidylate synthase gives rise to the protein MAEIGATYKEMLDAGIPGEDARFVLPNAAASQLVVSGNARAWYEFLTLRTCNMAQWEIREMSFQVLRTLKREDPVLFKDAGATCVRGYCNETNGPECPRYITVMKADLRKAEVAKRWLADREKEKSSKNLGKRGVHE